The nucleotide sequence TGGCCCTCGGGATGCAGGACGTGGCAGGAGAGGACCTGGGCAGGGGGAGCCAGGCACAGGCGTGGGGCCAGCAGAGGCCAGAGGGGCAGATCGGCAGACCAAAGGCGAATACTAACGGGCGCAGGAGCCACCCCTCACAGATGCAGCTCTGATCAGCACCAGGACCACGCCAGGCTCCAGACTTCATGGGCACATCCTTTTGCCCTCTGGAGCAGCTGAgcaccagccccagcctgggtAAAGGACCATGCACTCCGACCCCGGCCCCCAGAGGAGCCGGTGTGcccaggaggggaggggcggTGCGAGGCCAGGCCACTGAGGCTGGAGGGCGCCCAGGAGGCTGGCCTCTGCCCAGCTCTACAAACAAAGCCTTTATTTACTGAGTAGTCTCTCCAGGTCCCAGctccctgccaccccaccccgcccagccCAGGGAAAGGAGGGCCAACTCCAGGGCgctggcagaggctgggcaggtCCTGAGTGCTCCGGGGCGGGCTGGGAGTGAAGGCACGAGGCCCTGGGCGCCCAGTCCCAGAGCAGAGGCCAGGCCCGCCCAGAGAAGGCAGCATGGGAGTCAGCACCCAGGGGTCAGCTCCTGAGGGTCAGCTCCTGGGGGACAGCTCCTGGGGGATCAGGCCAGCGGTCAGCTCCCAGGGGTCAGGCCAGGGTCAGCACTGCCACAGCTCTGCTCGTAGGATGGTGGGGCCTCTGCAGGGAGAGAGCGGGGTCTGCATGGGGTTCGTGgcatcccctccccaccaggcccCGGCCCCTCCACTCACCATCAGGGTAGCCCCACGTGCTATACTCTGGGGGGAGGACCAAGGTGCTGGTGGTGGGCACCGGCTCCCCGGAGCCCTCTGCAAAGTAGGGGACAGTGGCACCTGTGGAGATgcacaggggagggggcagcgggtggggggcggggctgcCATCCCGGGGACGGGGCTCAGAGGCGCCAGGCACAGAAGCCAGGGCGGCAGGCGGCAGCTGCTGCTGCGAGTGGCTCTTGGTGGAGAGGGAGACCAGGTCCAAGAAGTGGGGGCCAGCAGCCACAGCCTCGGCCTcctcctggggtggggcagaaggCACCGCTGGGGACAGGGCCCCAGGAGGTGGCCCTGGGCCTGGCGGGGGGCTCAGCGGGGCATGGTTCACAGCAATATTGCCAATGAAGACCGGGAGGGTCACAGTGGCTTCAGGCGCCTTCAGGGAGACCTGGGAAGGACCAGGGTTGGGCATGAGGGGCCAGGGCCGAGGCCACCGAGCCTCAGGccacccagcccccagcagcaCGGAACCTGCAGGAAGTAGTCGATGTGGATGAGGCTGCAGCCCGGCAGCGCTGACTGCGGCAAGGCTGGCACCAGGATCTGCTCCCACCACTGCGCCCGCCTCCAGGCCTTGACACCTGCACCCTCCACCTCCGCGATGGTCCGCACATCGTAGATCCAGCGTTTGGCCTTGTAGGACACTTTCTGGGGAAAGACCAGCCTGTGAGCCTGGGCAGGCCACAGCCCACCCCAGGGCACGGGCGCAGCAACCTGAGTGGAGCTCCGACCTGCAGCAGACTGGCCACCACGGGACCGGTATCTTTTCCCGACTGGTTCTCGATGTCAGCCCGCAGCCGCAGCACCTGCCCCACCACGTAGCCGCGGAGGTCAGTGCTGGCTGTGAGGACCACACTGCCGGTCTTCACCAGCTTGTAGGAGAACTTCTTTGTGGCAGAGGCCACGTTGGGTTGCTTCGGGGGAAGACCAGGGAGGGACTTAGCAAGCGGAGCCAGGCAGGATGCCTGTGGCATCGGGACACGCCCACTCGGCCCTGCCACGCCCCTGGACACCAGCACCCTCAGCACCAGAGAGAGAGGCGGCCGTTGTCAGACCCTGGCCACCTCACCTCAGTGTGGGTCAGGGTCCTGGGGCAAAGCTGTGcctgcccagctccctccccacaCACTTTCCGGAGTGGGGCCACCAAGGAGGCCACTGCTCCATCCTCACCTCGATGTCTGGGATGCTGTTCAGATTCAGGGGACTCAAGATATAGAACACGCAGCTGCACTTGTGATCCTTGGAAAAACGTGGCGTGTCGATCGTGGCCCTCACCTGGTGCACAATCTTCCCGAAAGGCCCCTCGAAGGATGTGGGTGCTGTGGCTGGGGAGACAGCAGGGACTGGCACGCAGCTGCCTCCCACCCTGCAGAGGAGCCCACCCTCCCGGGACCAGCCGGTCACCAGCAGGCCTGTCCAGGCCGGGCTCTCACCAGGAAGCAGGAACTGGAAGGGGAAGCTGTGCTCTCCAGCGGGCAGGCTACCTGCGGAGAcagggggaggtggaggagacAGGCCTCAGGAAGTGGCCACGGGGCCAGGACGAGAGTGAGCATCACCGCTGAACTGGGCTGCTGGGTCTCCCTGCCCCTGTCTGCAGCACCACAGCAGCACAGCCGTGGCCTGGGCAGAGGAGTCAGGACTAGAGCTTGGCTTGAACAGGAGAGTGGTTTGGGATGGGAGCAGGGGTGCAACAGCTATGCCAGGGGTCAGATCCAGCACCAGGCCACCCAGCCTCCACGAGGCAATGCCACAGTGCCTGCCAGAGAGAGACCCGTCAGGGTTCCAGCCCTGGAAGAGCGTGGCCCAGATCTGGGGAGGGGCTGCCGCTCGGGACAGGTGAGGGACTGGCTCCCAGACTCACCCTTGTCGGCCAGCGACAGGGAGCTGCTGAAGTAGCCCTCCTCCACCACCCAGGCAGCATCATTGGCCTTGTTGGACACCCCGCAGGAACCTGTGCAGGTCACCCGGATGGCTGCAAACAAGTGAGATGAGCTCAGCCAGCAGGTGGCCTGGGGCACTCCCTGCCTCCACACAGGAAGTCAGGCAGGACTAGCAGCCCCACCTGGGCGGGGTCCTGGCAAGGCCAGTGAGCTAGAAGTCTGCCCCCCCTTCAGAAGATACCTCCTGCCCATGCCCCACCTTGGGGTGGTCCAAGGGAGCCAGGCTGGTGAGAGGCCTGACAGGGACAGAGTTACATCTGTCCTGCAACCCAGAGCAGGAGGACCCCAGCATTTACCCAGATGACCCCTGGGCTATCCCCCAGATTGGTAACCCTGACTCCCTACAGGAGAAGCCTGGGACACCCCTGCTGGCCCACCGTCATGCTGCCCTGCAGACAAgtcaggcaggcagggaggcacCTTTGCACTCCAGGAAGCTAACTGCCAGCTTCATGCCCTAGGAATGTGGTCGGACCTGCCTGAGCGGAGGGTACCCAACAGTCTGGCGTGCTGGAGGGCGGGCCCTTGGCTTCCTGGGCCAGGACTGCCCAGAGGGCTGACTTTCTGCATCATGCGATGTCTTGGTCCCCAGTGGGAATGCCCAGACCAGGACTGTTCGCAACAGAGGTTGCTGCTCTTCTGCGGTCAGGAACGTGAATTCCTCAGTCTAACAGACATGTTTCCAGAGCCCACTGTGGTCAGAAGACCATGGCTGGACAACCAGGTCCAGCTGGTCACGAAGGGGACACACCCAGCAAAAACCACACCACAGCAGGAGACTCAAGCAGGGGTGTGTGGTGGGAGCCAGAGGCAGGTCCCTGCAGCtgcacccctcctctccctgcagggCTGAGACAAAGCCAAAGaccacctccctgcccagtccTGCCAACTTGATGGGGGTCACGGGAGGGAGGGCATCTCAGACTCTGACACCCTGCTGACAGAGCCACCAGGCAGAAAGTCTGGAGTGCCCAGGGTCAGCCACACCTGCCCCACCTGTGGCCCCCCAGACAGCCCCACCTGTGGCCCCCCCAGACAGCCCCACCTGTGGCCCCCCCAGACAGCCCCACCTGTGGCCC is from Lemur catta isolate mLemCat1 chromosome 10, mLemCat1.pri, whole genome shotgun sequence and encodes:
- the ARRDC1 gene encoding arrestin domain-containing protein 1 isoform X2 produces the protein MGRVQLFEIRLSHGRVVYSPGEPLAGTVRVRLGAPLPFRAIRVTCTGSCGVSNKANDAAWVVEEGYFSSSLSLADKGSLPAGEHSFPFQFLLPATAPTSFEGPFGKIVHQVRATIDTPRFSKDHKCSCVFYILSPLNLNSIPDIEQPNVASATKKFSYKLVKTGSVVLTASTDLRGYVVGQVLRLRADIENQSGKDTGPVVASLLQKVSYKAKRWIYDVRTIAEVEGAGVKAWRRAQWWEQILVPALPQSALPGCSLIHIDYFLQVSLKAPEATVTLPVFIGNIAVNHAPLSPPPGPGPPPGALSPAVPSAPPQEEAEAVAAGPHFLDLVSLSTKSHSQQQLPPAALASVPGASEPRPRDGSPAPHPLPPPLCISTGATVPYFAEGSGEPVPTTSTLVLPPEYSTWGYPDEAPPSYEQSCGSADPGLTPGS
- the ARRDC1 gene encoding arrestin domain-containing protein 1 isoform X3, whose product is MGRVQLFEIRLSHGRVVYSPGEPLAGTVRVRLGAPLPFRGSLPAGEHSFPFQFLLPATAPTSFEGPFGKIVHQVRATIDTPRFSKDHKCSCVFYILSPLNLNSIPDIEQPNVASATKKFSYKLVKTGSVVLTASTDLRGYVVGQVLRLRADIENQSGKDTGPVVASLLQKVSYKAKRWIYDVRTIAEVEGAGVKAWRRAQWWEQILVPALPQSALPGCSLIHIDYFLQVSLKAPEATVTLPVFIGNIAVNHAPLSPPPGPGPPPGALSPAVPSAPPQEEAEAVAAGPHFLDLVSLSTKSHSQQQLPPAALASVPGASEPRPRDGSPAPHPLPPPLCISTGATVPYFAEGSGEPVPTTSTLVLPPEYSTWGYPDDPALSLQRPHHPTSRAVAVLTLA
- the ARRDC1 gene encoding arrestin domain-containing protein 1 isoform X1; translation: MGRVQLFEIRLSHGRVVYSPGEPLAGTVRVRLGAPLPFRAIRVTCTGSCGVSNKANDAAWVVEEGYFSSSLSLADKGSLPAGEHSFPFQFLLPATAPTSFEGPFGKIVHQVRATIDTPRFSKDHKCSCVFYILSPLNLNSIPDIEQPNVASATKKFSYKLVKTGSVVLTASTDLRGYVVGQVLRLRADIENQSGKDTGPVVASLLQKVSYKAKRWIYDVRTIAEVEGAGVKAWRRAQWWEQILVPALPQSALPGCSLIHIDYFLQVSLKAPEATVTLPVFIGNIAVNHAPLSPPPGPGPPPGALSPAVPSAPPQEEAEAVAAGPHFLDLVSLSTKSHSQQQLPPAALASVPGASEPRPRDGSPAPHPLPPPLCISTGATVPYFAEGSGEPVPTTSTLVLPPEYSTWGYPDDPALSLQRPHHPTSRAVAVLTLA